Sequence from the Maribellus comscasis genome:
CCAAAGGTACAACAAGAAATGTAGATGACTTGCTGGAACTAACGTCAACATATTCAAAATCATTTAAAAACCACAACATTAACGCTTTGGCAGGTTACAGTTTCCAGCAGGACACCTATGAATTTTACTGGATGAACAACTTTGACTTTCCCAGCGATAAATATTCATACAATAATATGTCAGACGGCGCTGCTCTCACGGAAGGTAGAGCCGGAATGGATTCCAACAAAACCTCATCGAGACTGGTAAGTTATTTTGGCAGGGTGAATTACAGTTTTAAAAACAAATATTTGCTTATGGCCAGTTTAAGGTACGAAGGCTCCTCAAAATTTGGGAAAGACCATAAATGGGGGGCATTCCCGGCCGTTTCAGCCGGTTGGAACCTGATGAAGGAGGATTTTATGAAAAATATCCAAAGTTCAGTGTCTCAATTAAAATTAAGAGTAGGGTTTGGTATTACGGGAACAGCTCCGTCAGACACATACCAATCGCTAAGCAGATTAACCTACGGAAATAAGTATTTGTTAAACGGTGAATGGATTCCTGTAATATATCCTTCTTCCAATGCCAACCCCGACTTAAGATGGGAAACAAAAGAGGAAGTTAATATTGGATTGGATTTTGGATTCTTTAACAACCGAATCTCCGGAGCTATAGATGCTTATAAACGCACAACAAAAGATTTACTCTGGAACTACAATGTTTCAACGCCTCCGTATCTTTACAGCAGTGTGCTTGCAAATGCAGGTTCAATGGAAAACAAAGGACTTGAAATTCAAATCACCGCAATTCCGGTGGAAACAAAGGATTTTAACTGGACAACAAAGGTAAACTATTCCACTAACAGTAATAAACTGCTTTCATTGTCCAACGATAAATTCCAACTTCAAAGTGGATATTTTTATACCGGTTCTACCGGAGAACCAATACAGTCGACTACACACAGAGTAGAAGAAGGTGAGGCAATCGGAAATTTCTATGGTTTTAAATCAATCGACATTGACGAAGACGGTTACTGGATCATTGAAGGGAAAGACGGAAACCCAAAACCCATTGCGGAACAGCAACCAGATGACAAAAAAGTTTTGGGCAATGGTTTACCAAAACACTACCTCAGCTGGGACAATACAATTCGTTACAAACAATTTGATTTAAACGTAACAATGCGCGGTGCTTTTGCCTATCAAATATTAAATATGACAAAAATGTTTTATGCTGTACCGGTTAGTCTTACCCGTGGAAACGTAGTGGCAAGCACTTATGATAATATTTATGGGAAAAGACCTCTTAATGATTATCAGGAACTTCAGTATGTAAGTTACTTTATTGAGGACGGTGATTACTGGAAAATCGATAATATTACGCTGGGCTACACTCTCAATCTAAAAGGGAGTATAGTAAAGAATCTGAGATTGTATTTATCGGGCTCAAATATGTTTACCATTACCGGATATAGCGGAATAGATCCGGAAGTAAATAGTTTGGGATTATATCCGGGGCTGGATTACAGAGACAGATATCCTTCAACCAGAACATTTACGTTCGGATTTTCAATGAAATTTTAAAACGAGTAAAAATGAAAAATTTATTAAAAATAATTATAGCAACGCTTATATTGGTTAGTCATTTTTCATGTAACGATTTAACTGAAACTGTCTATTCCGAATTAACAGAAGATGGATATAACTATACCTCTGATGAAATTTACAGTGTAATAGGCCCGGTTTACCAAAACTTAAGAGGATTACATTCTCACTCCGGGTTTTCAATAATGCAGGAATCAACAACCGATATACTGGTTATGCCGGCAAACGCCTCAGGATGGGACGACGGAGGGATATACAAAAAGATGCATCTTCATACCTGGAACTCAGAAGCTCCTCAGGTAAAAAATCTCTGGGCAAAATTATATCCCGGAGTCTTACATGCCAATAGAATAATCGAGCAGTTGGAAGGTGATGTAGTTCCTGTACCGTCTGATTTAAGTAAAGAATCTTTAATTGCAGAAATGAAGGTTGCGAGAGCATTTTATTACTGGTTGTTAATTGACAATTTTGGAGATGTTCCTTTTGTAACAACAACATCGCAGGAATTGCCTTCTTCAACAACCCGCGAAGATATATTTCAATCGATAGTCAGTGATATTACAACTTCTTTATCTCAACTAAGCGACGAGAACAGTACTTTAATGTATGGACGTTTTAACAAGTGGTCAGCAAAAACTCTGCTGGCAAACCTGTACTTAAATGCCGAAGTATACACAGGCACGGCTGAATGGGATAAATGTATTTCAGAATGCAACGATATTATTAGTTCTGATAAATACGCACTGGAACAAAATTATGCTGATTGTTTTACTGCAAATAATGAAAATTCAACGGAAACAATTTTCGCTATCCCTTATGACGAAATAAACGGCAGTGGTTTATACAGCAATTATACTTTCCACGCTTCATCCAGATATAAATACAATCTTGGCACTACGCCGTGGGGCGCCGGATGCGCAAAAGCTGTTTCCCAGTTTATAGACACTTATGATCCGGATGATTCGCGCCTCGACGACACATGGGAACATGGGCTGCAATTTGCGGCAGACGGAGTCACTCCGCTTTTATGTACTTACGACAGGGCCGGAGAACAACTAAATTATTCAAAAGACCTGCCTGACGGAATGTATACGACTGAAGACGAGGGATACAGAATAAAAAAGTTCCTGCCTGAAATGGGTGCCCAATACAATATGAATAATGACGTGCCATTTTTTCGCTACGCCCAGGTGTTAATGATGAAAGCGGAATGTCTGTTACGAAAAGGTCAGGAAGATGAAGCTGCAACAATAGTAAGCCAGGTAAGAGAAAGGGCTTTTAAAGATGCTCCGGCAAAAGCTACTGTTACCGGAACTCAATTGTCCGCAAACAGCAACTACGATTTTGGCTATGTTGAAAATTATGAAATTGTTGACAACGGGGACAGCTCTCCTGTAGAATATGGCGGATTCTATGACGAACTGGGATACGAATTTGCTTGTGAATGGGTAAGAAGAAGAGATATGATCCGATTTGGCACCTATTCCACAAAAAGCTGGCTCTCTCACAAACCGCAGGGTGAAAAAGCGGAGGTATTTCCTATTCCGCAAACAGTAATAGATGCAAATCCTAATCTTGCTCAAAACCCTGACTACGAATAAATAAT
This genomic interval carries:
- a CDS encoding RagB/SusD family nutrient uptake outer membrane protein; protein product: MKNLLKIIIATLILVSHFSCNDLTETVYSELTEDGYNYTSDEIYSVIGPVYQNLRGLHSHSGFSIMQESTTDILVMPANASGWDDGGIYKKMHLHTWNSEAPQVKNLWAKLYPGVLHANRIIEQLEGDVVPVPSDLSKESLIAEMKVARAFYYWLLIDNFGDVPFVTTTSQELPSSTTREDIFQSIVSDITTSLSQLSDENSTLMYGRFNKWSAKTLLANLYLNAEVYTGTAEWDKCISECNDIISSDKYALEQNYADCFTANNENSTETIFAIPYDEINGSGLYSNYTFHASSRYKYNLGTTPWGAGCAKAVSQFIDTYDPDDSRLDDTWEHGLQFAADGVTPLLCTYDRAGEQLNYSKDLPDGMYTTEDEGYRIKKFLPEMGAQYNMNNDVPFFRYAQVLMMKAECLLRKGQEDEAATIVSQVRERAFKDAPAKATVTGTQLSANSNYDFGYVENYEIVDNGDSSPVEYGGFYDELGYEFACEWVRRRDMIRFGTYSTKSWLSHKPQGEKAEVFPIPQTVIDANPNLAQNPDYE